From Mucilaginibacter gotjawali:
AATTTTTATAGAGAACGGCATGCGTTTTGGTATCGGATGAGGGCCTTAAACTGCCTTCGATCACCTTCCCTTCAAAATCCACGATCACCATTTTTTCCGGCGAAAGTTCCTTGTAGGGGACACCGCTTGGTTTAATTGCAAAAACGCCCAAACTTCTGTCGGCAGCGCTTACATTGCCAAAGGTAAACAGTACGAGGCCCAGCGCAGGCAATTGCATGTTTGCTTCAAAAGCTTCCTGCTTGATATGTTGATAAATGCCCATGATTACGCCTGGTATATTTTGTGTTCATTATTGGATGCTTTAACCGCTACCTGCCATTCCACAAATTTACCAAGGTCAGCATATTGCCGGTAGCGTTTGGTATATACTTCATTGAGTTGCTTATCCGGATAGTATTCCACATCAAAACCGCTGCCCATTGCTGCCATGGCATCTTCAACGGTAGGATAAATATCGGCAACAACTGCTGCAAACATGGCTGCACCCAAAGCGCAGGTATGTTCAAATTGATGGATGCGGATTGGCATTCCCAAAACATCTGCCATCATTTGCATTACAAATGGCGACTTTTTCGCTACGCCGCCAATGCCGATGATCCCTTTAACAGGTATGCCTTCCTGTATAAAACGGTCAACTATGCTTTTAGCGCCAAAACAAGTTGCTTCGGCTAGCGCACGAAAGATCTTTGGCGCATCGCTGCCCAGGTTTAACCCGGTAATGGCACTTTTAAGCGTTTGATCAGCATCAGGTGTCCGGCGGCCGTTAAGCCAATCTATCGCCAGTTCATTACTCGTGTCTATAGGTAACAATTGGGCCTGCCTGCTCAGCTCAGGTATAATACGGGCGCTGATTTCGTTTCGTAAAGCCTCTGCAGTTTTAGTATCTATAATTGCCGAATCTTTCAGCAAATTATTCAATGGCCATGAAATCACATTTTTAAACCAGGCATAGGTGTCGCCAAATGCTGATTGGCCGGCTTCCAGGCCGGTCATTCCGGGGATAACTGAGCCATTCACCTGTCCGCAGATCCCTTTTACCAATTTACCCTGCATTTCGGCAGTGGGGGCCACTAAAATATCACAGGTGGAAGTACCCATTACCTTACTGAGGTGATACGGTTCTATTTGTCCGCCTACGGCGCCCATGTGCGCGTCAAACGCCCCAACGCCCACAGCAACGTCCGTGGAGAGACCAAGCCGGTCGGCCCATTCTTTTGATAAATAGCCGGCTTTCTGATCAGACGTGAACGTATCGGTGAATAATCTTGAAGTAAAGCCTGTTAGCAATGGATCAAGAGACGAGAAAAATTCATCAGGAGGTAATCCTCCGAATTCTTCGGCCCAAAGGGCTTTATGCCCTGCGGAGCACCTGCCCCGCTTTATGTTACCTGCTCCGCTACCGCCGGTTAACAGGAAGGGGATCCAGTCGCAATGTTCCACCCAGGAATGGCATGCCTTGCGCACTTGTTCATCGGCTCTTAATATATGGAGTAATTTTGCCCAAAACCATTCGGACGAATAAATGCCGCCAACATATTTAAGGTAATTGATATCAAATTTGGTTGCATGTTCATTGATTTGTGCTGCTTCGTTAACCGAAGTATGGTCCTTCCAAAGAACGAACATCGCATTGGGATTATTTTCAAATCCCGGGGTAAGCGCCAATGGCACACCATTGCTGTCAACAGCCACCGGTGTCGACCCGGTGGTATCCACAGAGATGCCTTTAACCGCCCCGGCAACAGAGCCACCGGCTTTAGCAAGGCAATCTTTAATGGTGGTTTCCAAGCCCTCTATATAGTCAATGGGATGCTGCCTGAATTGGTTATCAGCAGCGTTGCAGTACAAACCATCCCGCCACCGGGGGTAATTAAATACCGAGGAAGCTATTTCGTTGCCATTTGTGGCATTGATCAGTACGGAGCGAACGGAGTCGGTGCCGTAGTCCACTCCAATCACAAATTGGTCCTTATTCATAATCGGTTGTATAATTCGTGTCAAAACAACACTTAATTATTTAAATAAACAAGTAATTGGTAAAAACATTTAAAGTGTTTCCGGGGAAACTATAAAGTTACTAAAGATGAAGCGTGTCCGGATTTGGGATGAAATTCAGAAACGCCTGAAATTTAGCATAATAATGCTGCATATTCAGCTGGTAATAGTACGCGCCCCGTTTTGACCCTGCTTTATCCTTATCGTTTAGCTTAATCAGCAGGCCGGTAGCCAATACCCGCTTGCTAAAGTTTCTTTTATCAATTGTGGTATTAAAAACGCTTTCGTAAAGTATTTGCAGCTGTGGAAGCGTGAATTTTTTGGGCAAAAGTTCAAATAATATAGGGTGTAAAGCAGCTTTATAACGAATCCGCCTTTTGGCGGCCTCTACCATTTCCTGGTGATCAAAAACCAACTTTGGAATACGTTTAAGCGGAAACCATTCGGCATGGTAATCGTTGCTCAGCTGTGTTTCGTATTGATGGATGTCAATGAGCGCAAAATAAGCCACAGACGCTGTTCTTTCAATAGGATCGCGGCCGGTGTCGCCGAAAGTATGCAATTGTTCCAGATAAACCCCATCTAAACCTGTTAGTTGTTTTAATATCCTGCTGGCGGCCTGGTCAATACTTTCACTTGGTTGTACAAAGCCTCCCATCAGGCTCCAGTTACCTTTTTCGGGTTGAAAGCCCCTTTTTATTAACAGAATCTTAAGCGTCTCACCGTCAAAACCAAAAATAATACAATCAACTGCTAATAATAGTCGGATCTGTTTTGAATACTTATGCATTTTTTAAAGACTGGGACAATAATCGGTAAGCAAATATAAATTTTTTTCGGCGCGGAGTAATTTATCAGGCGGTCACTTTTGTTAAAGGCGTGCCTTGTTTACCTTGCTATATCGTATATAAATGATTTCCACATCAATAATAGTAAGAATTATTTAAGTGTCCCTAATACAATAAAATATATGGCTTTGTTTTAGTGATATTTTAATAAGCGGATAGGGCTTATTTATAGTGATAGAATTTGCACCGGAGAAAAAACAAAGATCAAATTATCCGGGTCAATCAAGCACTCACAAAAATCCGTATCTTTATCCCAAAACAAGTTTGACTGATCTTAGCCCCTCGCAACGTACCTGGAAAGTGTTCAAGCGCAATAAAATTGCTGTTGCGGGGATGTTTTTTATCATCATGATTACCCTTACCGCCATATTGGGCTATTTGATAATGCCCGATTCGACCCCCATGGCCAACAACATGACGATACAGTTAAGTGTTAAAAAACCGGGGTCTGCATTTATGATGCTGCGCCTGCGAAAAACTGAACCGGTAGATACGGCGAACATCTTCGCTAAAATGCTCTTCGGGCAGCCATCTTTTTACCGGGATATCCCTATCACAGGTTACCGGTATGTGAAAGATTCAATTATAGTTAATGAATACATTGGTGCTGAAGATAAACCTGAACGGAAGGCATATTTTGCCCCGGCGGGCGGCGCCTACGGTTTAAAAACTCCCCTTTTAGGGGGCTGGGGGGCTTATCATCGAACTTTTTGGTTAGGTACAGATGTTTACGGACGCGATATGCTGAGCCGCCTGATATTGGGGAGCCGCATCTCATTAGCCGTTGGCTTAATGTCAGTTATCATCAGCCTGTTGCTTGGGGTTACTATAGGGGCGGTTGCCGGTTATTTTGGGGGGTGGATTGACGCTGCGCTAAGCTGGCTGATGAATATTTTATGGGCATTACCCGCATTGCTGCTGGTGATCGCCATTTCATTTGCCCTGGGGAAAGGCTTATGGCAAATATTTATTGCCGTAGGGTTATCCATGTGGGTTGAAGTGGCCCGTTTGGTGCGCGGGCAGGTAATGAGCCTTAAGCAGGTGGAGTTTGTAGAAGCTGCACGATCATTGGGTTTTAATAATACACGCATCATTTCGCGCCATATTTTGCCAAATATCGTTGGCCCGATATTGGTATTGGCGTCATCAAATTTTGCTTCGGCCATATTATTGGAGGCCGGGTTAAGCTTTTTGGGGTTTGGGGCGCAACCCCCTATGCCAACATGGGGAAGCATGATAAAAGAGCATTATGGCTACATTGTAATGGATTCGGCGTACCTGGCAATTATGCCCGGACTGGCGATCATGCTTTTGGTATACGCTTTTAATTTGGTTACGGTTGGATTGCGGGATGCATTCGATATAAAATCACAAAGTACCCGCATTTAAAAAAAAATGTTTTATTTTAGGCAGACCTTTTTAATTAACTGATATTGGATATTGACGAAATTTCAGCCGAGGACGAACTTATTCGCTTGTTGCTCAAAAGGCAGACAGAGTTAAACGCGTTACTTGAAGTTACCCAGGCTATTAACAAAGATACCCGTACACCGGTGCTGATACAAATGCTGCAGGTTATTTTAAAAAGTTACCTGCAGGTGGGCAAACTCCGTTTTTTAATTGAACGGGAGGGCAACTTTGTTTTGCTGTCAAAATATGGCGGGGACATTGAGCCTGTCGGCTCGCTGCATGTTGCCTGCCAAAAATTAAGCAAAGTAAAATGGCCGGAACCATTGGCCA
This genomic window contains:
- a CDS encoding ribulokinase, with translation MNKDQFVIGVDYGTDSVRSVLINATNGNEIASSVFNYPRWRDGLYCNAADNQFRQHPIDYIEGLETTIKDCLAKAGGSVAGAVKGISVDTTGSTPVAVDSNGVPLALTPGFENNPNAMFVLWKDHTSVNEAAQINEHATKFDINYLKYVGGIYSSEWFWAKLLHILRADEQVRKACHSWVEHCDWIPFLLTGGSGAGNIKRGRCSAGHKALWAEEFGGLPPDEFFSSLDPLLTGFTSRLFTDTFTSDQKAGYLSKEWADRLGLSTDVAVGVGAFDAHMGAVGGQIEPYHLSKVMGTSTCDILVAPTAEMQGKLVKGICGQVNGSVIPGMTGLEAGQSAFGDTYAWFKNVISWPLNNLLKDSAIIDTKTAEALRNEISARIIPELSRQAQLLPIDTSNELAIDWLNGRRTPDADQTLKSAITGLNLGSDAPKIFRALAEATCFGAKSIVDRFIQEGIPVKGIIGIGGVAKKSPFVMQMMADVLGMPIRIHQFEHTCALGAAMFAAVVADIYPTVEDAMAAMGSGFDVEYYPDKQLNEVYTKRYRQYADLGKFVEWQVAVKASNNEHKIYQA
- a CDS encoding NUDIX hydrolase — encoded protein: MHKYSKQIRLLLAVDCIIFGFDGETLKILLIKRGFQPEKGNWSLMGGFVQPSESIDQAASRILKQLTGLDGVYLEQLHTFGDTGRDPIERTASVAYFALIDIHQYETQLSNDYHAEWFPLKRIPKLVFDHQEMVEAAKRRIRYKAALHPILFELLPKKFTLPQLQILYESVFNTTIDKRNFSKRVLATGLLIKLNDKDKAGSKRGAYYYQLNMQHYYAKFQAFLNFIPNPDTLHL
- a CDS encoding ABC transporter permease, with amino-acid sequence MTDLSPSQRTWKVFKRNKIAVAGMFFIIMITLTAILGYLIMPDSTPMANNMTIQLSVKKPGSAFMMLRLRKTEPVDTANIFAKMLFGQPSFYRDIPITGYRYVKDSIIVNEYIGAEDKPERKAYFAPAGGAYGLKTPLLGGWGAYHRTFWLGTDVYGRDMLSRLILGSRISLAVGLMSVIISLLLGVTIGAVAGYFGGWIDAALSWLMNILWALPALLLVIAISFALGKGLWQIFIAVGLSMWVEVARLVRGQVMSLKQVEFVEAARSLGFNNTRIISRHILPNIVGPILVLASSNFASAILLEAGLSFLGFGAQPPMPTWGSMIKEHYGYIVMDSAYLAIMPGLAIMLLVYAFNLVTVGLRDAFDIKSQSTRI